The following DNA comes from Buttiauxella agrestis.
GTCGATGACCGGGTTTTTTACGCCAGGGGCATTGTAGGTGGAATCGACATATTCGGATGCCCACGCGATTTGTACATCAGCACTGGGGTAAGGCATTGCGCTGTAGAGTGTTGGCATCATGTCATAATCGCGGGTGCGCAGGCGGTTGGTCAGCTGCGAGTTATCGACCTGGCGAATTTCCATCGTGACCCCCAGTCGTTGCAGGTTGTGCTGGAAGGGTAAAATCCATTGTGTATTACCGGTAGTGGCCGTCAGTAATTCAAAGGTGAAGGGTTTCCCCGTTTTAACATTGATAAGTTTTTGGTCTTTAAGTTCCCATCCCGCTTCTTTGAATAACGCCAGAGCTTTGAGGAGATTGTCACGATCAAAGCCATTGCCGTTGGATTTTGGCGGGTTGTAGACAGTCGTGAAGACTTCTGGCGGTAAATCTTTTTTCATCGGGGCCAGTAAAGTCAGCTCATCGGCATCAGGGTAATCACGAGCGGCATATTCGGTGTTCTGGAAATAGCTGTTAGCACGGCTGTAGGCGTTATAAAACAGCGCCTTGTTCATCCATTCAAAATCAAATGCCAGGCCAACGGCTTCGCGGACTTTTCGGTCTGCAAAGATAGGGCGTTGGACGTTAAAAGCCAGCCAGCGCGTATCTTGCGCCGCTTCGTTAGGTTGTTCTTCTTTGACAATGAAATGATTAGCGAAGTTTTTGCCGATGTAACGGGTTGCCCAGTTCTTAGCCGATGCTTCGTTGCGAAAATCAAACGCACCGGCTTTGAAGGCCTCGAAGGCGACATTATCGTCTAGATAATAATCATAGCGGATGGAGTCAAAATTCCAGCGCCCCCGGTTGACGGGCAAATTGGCGGCCCAGTAATCCCTTACGCGTGAATAGGTGATGTACTGTCCCATACGCCACGCGGTAATTTTATAAGGGCCGCTGGCTGGAGGTGGCTTAGAAAGCGGGTCGCTGAGCTTATGGTCTTTCCAGAATTGCTCAGGGAACACTGGCAGAGAGAACAGTCCCAGCATTCGTTCTTTGCTCGGTTCAGCAAGCTCGATGCGTACCGTTAAAGGCGCGATAGCTTTGACCGTCGCCCCTTTATAAATCAGCCGAAACTGCGGTACACCTTCGGTCATGAATTTATTAAAAGTGAAGGCAACATCGCTGGCTTTAATCGGGGTGCCATCATGAAAACGCGCCCGAGGATTAATTTCGATTTCAGCCCAGGCAAAGTTGTCTGGGTAACGCGCCATTTCACCAATCAACGGGTAGTAGCTTCCGGGTTCATCATCGGAAGTGGTAAACAGCGTGTCATAAAGCGTTTCTGTGCGCACACCCGCATTGCCACGTAAGGCATAACGGTTGAAATTATCAAAGGTGCCGAGCGCCGAGAGCGTGATGTTTCCGCCCTTTGGGGCCGCAGGATTGACGTAATCGAAATGGGTAAAGTTGATGGCGTATTTAGGCTCACCTAAAACGGCAAATGAATAACTTTCCTTGATGTTTTCGGCCTGGCTTTGGAAAGTCATCAGGCAAAGGCTTAGCAGAGCGAAGGCGCGAGCTAACATCGTATGGGCCAATCCTTGTAACGTCATGATGATGAATCATAAGTTATACCCACGATACTTCAAGCCGCATCTTTGTCAGTTGTCAGGAGTTACTCTGAAAAACCCACACCTTTAAGCTCATTGTACGTTTTAGTTTGCTCTTCCCATTCTTTCAATTGCTCGAAGGTGAGAGGGCGCGCGAAGTAGAAGCCCTGCAAGTAATTCACCCCCTGTTCAATCAGCCATTTGGCTTGCTCTGGCGTCTCAACTCCTTCTGCGACGGTGGTCATGCTCAGTTTTCGGGCAAGCGTTAACACCGCATCGAGCACCGGAGAAGTCACCGTTTCAAGGCCGATAGAATTCACAAAGCCCCTGTCTATCTTGAGATAATCGAGCTTGAAACGCTCAAGATAAATAAGCGCACTGTGTCCGGTTCCGAAATCATCAACCGCAATTTCATACCCTTGCTCGTGCATCCAGTGGAACAGGCAACTGGCTTCGTTCTCCTTAACCATATCGCGTTCCGTGATTTCAAAAATTAGCTGAAAATGATGAGGGGGTAACGAGGCCGCAAAAGCCTGAATATCCTCTT
Coding sequences within:
- a CDS encoding extracellular solute-binding protein yields the protein MLARAFALLSLCLMTFQSQAENIKESYSFAVLGEPKYAINFTHFDYVNPAAPKGGNITLSALGTFDNFNRYALRGNAGVRTETLYDTLFTTSDDEPGSYYPLIGEMARYPDNFAWAEIEINPRARFHDGTPIKASDVAFTFNKFMTEGVPQFRLIYKGATVKAIAPLTVRIELAEPSKERMLGLFSLPVFPEQFWKDHKLSDPLSKPPPASGPYKITAWRMGQYITYSRVRDYWAANLPVNRGRWNFDSIRYDYYLDDNVAFEAFKAGAFDFRNEASAKNWATRYIGKNFANHFIVKEEQPNEAAQDTRWLAFNVQRPIFADRKVREAVGLAFDFEWMNKALFYNAYSRANSYFQNTEYAARDYPDADELTLLAPMKKDLPPEVFTTVYNPPKSNGNGFDRDNLLKALALFKEAGWELKDQKLINVKTGKPFTFELLTATTGNTQWILPFQHNLQRLGVTMEIRQVDNSQLTNRLRTRDYDMMPTLYSAMPYPSADVQIAWASEYVDSTYNAPGVKNPVIDKLASQIVANQGNKQKLLPLGRALDRVLTWNYYMIPMWYMAADRFAWWSKFSKPAIHPLYATGFDTWWYDVNKAAQLPENRR